Proteins from one Oenanthe melanoleuca isolate GR-GAL-2019-014 chromosome 1, OMel1.0, whole genome shotgun sequence genomic window:
- the LOC130258515 gene encoding uncharacterized protein LOC130258515 encodes MAGKFTKILLVLAILQHGLRADAQAAQTRAEVLTQHEEQHSRMTWLARTGRITQILVLLGILQYAVRMDLPSVKVTEEFMKQHEKERTVEMAQLLLMDQKMQKQRGITPGRMLLLACQEWWFWVSAEILLVLFAIYWLPRQRSSEYDDGSQGETSTSAQEQIEEEEENREDNPDTYDMPENSPDKSWALWRIWRRDTPVAVESSDQKTCCATSPPG; translated from the exons ATGGCTGGAAAGTTCACCAAAatcctgctggtgctggccaTCCTCCAGCACGGGCTGAGGGCAGATGCCCAGGCAGCGCAGACCAGGGCAGAGGTTCTGACACAGCATGAGGAACAGCACAGCCGGATGACTTGGCTG GCCAGAACTGGAAGGATCACCCAaatcctggtgctgctgggcatcCTCCAGTACGCAGTGAGGATGGATCTTCCATCAGTGAAGGTCACAGAAGAGTTCATGAAGCAACACGAGAAGGAGCGCACTGTGGAGatggcccagctgctgctgatggacCAGAAGATGCAAAAGCAGCGTGGAATCACCCCAGGAAGAATGCTCCTCTTGGCTTGCCAGGAGTGGTGGTTTTGGGTCAGTGCTGAAATCCTCCTTGTGCTCTTTGCGATCTACtggctgcccaggcagaggagctCTGAGTATGACGATGGCAGCCAGGGGGAAACCTCCACCAGTGCTCAGGAGCAGatagaggaggaagaggagaaccGTGAGGATAATCCTGACACTTATGACATGCCAGAGAATTCCCCAGATAAG AGCTGGGCACTGTGGAGGATCTGGAGGCGAGACACCCCTGTGGCTGTGGAGAGCAGCGACCAGAAAACATGCTGTGCTACCTCCCCTCCTGGCTGA